Genomic DNA from Haloplanus aerogenes:
GTCGAGGAGACGGGCTACTACACGCTCTCGTCGCCGGACGTGGAGGGCACGATGGAAGTGACCGTCGAGTACGTCCCCGAGGGGACGCTCGCGCCGTGGTTGGCCGAGCGCGAACCCGGCGACGAGATAGAGATCGAAGGGCCGTTCGGCGACGTGCGGTACACGGGCGACGGCGACGCGCTCGTCGTCGCCGAGGGACCGGGCATCGGTCCCGCCGTGGGGATCGCCGAACGCGCCCAGCGCGAGGGGTACGACGCGACGGTCGTCTTCTGGGGCGAGGAGCCGCCCCACCGCACCCGCCTCGACGCCCTCGAAGACGGCGGCGCGACGGTACTGCTCGTCGGGTCGCTCGACGAGGCCGCCGACACGCTCGCCGCGGCCGGTGACGCCACGGTGTACGTCTTCGGTTTCGAGTCGTTCGTCAGGGACGCGAAGACCGTCGCCGACGCCGTCGGCGTCGAGAACGTCCGCGCCGAGAGCTTCGGGGCGCGGTAATCACCACGCCGCGTCCAGCACCGCCCGCACGTCGTCGACCGTCGGGTCCAGTCCGTCGGGAACCGTCCCCATCAGCGCGTCGTCGATAATTCGCTCCGCCACGTCGTCCAGATCCGACCGTGCGAGGCCGTCGATGGTCCGCAGGCGAGCGGGGAGACCGAGATCGTCGCGCACGTCGGCCACTGCGTCGACGACGGCCTCGGCGGTCGCGCCGGCATCCAGCCCCGCGGTGTCGACGCCCAGCGCCTCCGCTAGCAGGTCCCGGCGGCCGTCGACGTGTTCGAACAGGTAGCGCAGGACGTGCGGGGCGACGATGCCGTGGACGACGCCCTGATGCGCGTCGTAGTTGCGCGAGAAGCCGTGGCCGAAGGCGTGAACGATCGAGAGTTTGTACGCGCCGGGCTCCGAGATGCCGTACTGGACACAGACGATGCCGGCCAACACGTCGTCGAGGTCGTCGGCGTCCATCGGGTCCTCGCGCAGGGTGGAGAGACCGGATCGCAGGAGTCGGAGTCCCCGGGCTGCGGTCCCGTCGGTGACTGGCGTCGAGTTGCTGGTGTAGAGCGCTTCGATCCCCTTGTCGAAGCCGTTCATGGCCGACGCCGTGAGGATGGACTCGGGCGTCGTCCGGTAGAGATCGGCGTCGTAGCACAGTGCGGCGGGCATGAGGCGGTCGCCGCCGACGCCGCCGCTCGCCGGTCGTTCCGCGTCGGCGTCGAGCGCGAACGTCACGCCCGCGACGGTCGACAAGTCGGCGCCAGCGAGCGTCGTCGGCACGGCGACGACGGGAAGCGGCGTGCCCGACTCGAGCGAGAGCGACGCCTCCGCGACTGCCCGCTCTCCAACCGTCTCGGGGTCGTCGTCGTGGGTCGTCAGCGTCGCCATCACTTTCGCTACGTCGAGCGAACTCCCGCCGCCGACGGCGACCAGTACGTCGGCGTCGACGGCACGGGCGCGCTTTACGCCCTCGACGGCCGTGCCGAGGTACTTCTCGGGCGTCGTCTCGTCGAAGACGCCGGCTAGCCGGTCGCCCAACCCCTCGCGAATCGGGTCCATCACTGCCGGCGTCGAGCCGACGGTGGTGCCACAGACGACGAGCGCGCGCTCCCAGCCGTGACGTGCACAGATGGACGACAGGTCGGCCACACAGCCCGGCCGACACACGATGTCGCCCGGTCGGTACGCGAACTCGAACCGTTGCCGGTCGCGGGTCATGCCCCCGATAGTCCCGCGGAGACCAAGAAACCTCCAGCCGGGAAGCTGCGCTTCGATTCCGATTAATCTACGATTTGAAGGTATTCTTTAAATCTTATGATTTTATTTTGTCAGAAATGACAGTTAATAGATATCGGCCATTTGAGCCGCTAATTCGTCCCTCTGTACGAGATTTTCGGGTCATGCGGACAGCTCCGAATATATTCGAGTAGACTAGTATAAATACTCTAAAAGGGCTATCAGCGACGTTCAGACGTTTTTGGAGTATTCGACAGATTTATTTGATATTTGACTATTCGATCAATACGTACAAAATCTGCTTATTTTGATCCCCCTCGTCCCTACGCCGCCAACGTATATGTAGGTCCTTCCCGCACGGTGTGGTATGAGCGAGCGGATCAAGCCCCTACAGTTCACCTGGCTCAAGCGGGCGGTCGTGCTGGCGGAGGTGGTGCTGGGATCGCTCCTGCTCGCGTGGGTGACCGCTCTGATCTTTCAGTCTATCGTGGCCGGGCCAAGCGCTACGGGTGCCGAACTCGCCGACCTCACCCGGACGTTCGGTCTCATGCTCCTGATGGGTACGATCCTCTTTCTGGATGGGTTGCGCCGCGGGCGTCGCTGGATGTAACCGATCAGCGCAGGAGGGCGTCGCCGGTCGTGGGATCGAACAGGTGGATGTTGGCGGGATCGATGGTCACGTCGACCACGTCGCCATGTTCGATATCCATGTCCTCGTCGACGACGGCCTTGACGCGGATGTCGTTCTCTTCGAGGTGGAGGATGAGTTCGTCGCCGGCGGTTTCGACGACGACGACTTCGATCTGCCCCGCGAGTTCGCCGTCGGTCGTGCCGTGTTCCGAGACGAGAAGGTTCTGGGGCCGGATACCGAGCGTGTAGGCGCCGCCGTCCGTCGTCGCGTCACGGATGGCACTGCCGGCCACCGTATCGACGGGCACTTCGATGTCGAACACCGCGTTGGCGAGTCGCACGGCGCCGTTCTCGTGGAACGTCTCCACGTCGAGGAAGTTCATGCTCGGCGTGCCGATGAAGTCCGCGACGAACTGGTTGGCCGGGTTCCGGTAGAGTTCCTGTGGCGCGGCGAGTTGCTGGATGGTCCCCTTGTCGAGGACGGCCACCCTGTCGCTCATCGTCATCGCTTCGATCTGGTTGTGGGTGACGTAGACGGTCGTCACGCCGAGTTCGCGCTGCAGTTCGACGAGCGTCGCCCGCATCTCCGTCCGCAGTTTGGCGTCGAGGTTGGCGAGCGGTTCGTCGAGCAGGAAGACTTCGGGGTCGCGGACGATGCTCCGGCCGAGCGCGACGCGCTGTTGCTGACCGCCGGAGAGTTGCTGCACGTCACGGTCGAGGAGTTCCTCGATCTGCAGGAGATCCGCCGCATCCTCGACGGACGCCCGACGCTCGTCGGCGTCGACGCCCTGCATCTTCAGGCCGAACTCCATGTTCTCGCGCACCGTCATGTTGGGGTAGAGCGCGTAGTTCTGGAACACCATGGCCACGTCGCGTTCCTGTGGCGGCACGTCCGTCACGTCCTTCTCGCCGAACAGGATTCGCCCCTCAGAGGCGGTGACGACGCCCGCGAGCATCCGGAGGATGGTGGACTTCCCGCTCCCCGACGGCCCGACCAGCGTGACGAAATCACCGTCCTCGATTTCCAGTGAGACGTCGTCGACGGCCAACACGTCCCCGTCGTATCGCTTCACGATGTCCTCGAGAGTGACTTTTGCCATGGCAACCAATGACAGTCACCGGCATATAAAATCATTGTGAACGGCGTCGGGTCGCCGTGACTCCTGTTGTCAGGGCGACTCGCTGACCGTCACGTCGATGCCGGAGATCACGTCGTCGATGCGGAGGATGGTGGTTGCGGCGCCTGCGGCGGTGTGGATCGATCCCCGTTTGAACGCCGCTGGCTCGACGACGCCGGCGTCGAGGGCGCTCCCGAGTTCGCGCTCCAACCCGAGGACGCCGGCGTCTCGCTCGCCCCGGCTGTGCGCGGTCCGGAGGTCGAGAATCGCGTCGGTCGGGTCCATCCCCGCGTTGCGCGCGAGGAGGCGCGGGACGGCTTCGACGGCGTCGGCCACCGCCTCGATCACCATCGACTCCCGGCCGCCGACGCCGGGTGCGGCGTCCCGCAGGTGCTGTGCGATGGCCATCTCGGCCGCGCCGCCACCGGGGACGACCTGCCCCGTCTCCAGCGCCGAGGCCACGGACGCGACGGCCGCGTTCACGTTGCGCTTGGCCTCCCAGCCCGCCATCCACGTACTGCCGTGGAGGAGGACCGAGGCGAGGTCGCCCGGCAGGTCCCGGAAGAAGACGACCTCCTGTTCGACTTCGGGGTACTCGCGCCGGGTGATCGACCCGACCGACCCCGCGTCGTCGGGGTCGAACGCGCCGAGGTGGGGGAGGAGCGTCCCGCCGGTCGCCCTGGCCAGTGCCTTCAGCCGCGCCTCGTCGGCGTTGCGGACGACGGCGATCCCCGCGCGGTCGAGGCGGGCGACGGTCGCCTCGTCGACACGGTTGGCTGCGAGGAGTACGTCGACGCCGGCGTCGACGAGCGGGCGAACCGACTCCTCGACCAGTTCGCGTTCGCGGTCGGTGAACCGCTGGAGGTCGTCGGCCGTCTCGGCCGCGATGGTCAGCGACTGACTCGTCCCGGCGTCGGCCCCAGCCTCCGACTCGATCCGGTCGTTCACCTGCTGGGACGCGGTGACGGCCTGTGTCGTCATCGCGATCGTGGCGTCCGTCAGCGACTCGGGCACGTAGTTGCCCGCGAACGACTTCTTGAGGACGAGGCCGTCGACGAACTCGCTGTCCGCCAGACTACCCGCACGCAGCGACTCGGTGCGGACGGCGTCGGGATCTAGGTGCCCGTCTGCGGCCGCGTCGCGGAGCCACGCCACGAGGGTGTCGGCGAGGGGTTCGGTGACGGTGCCGCCGAGCGTGGTGTGGACGAGGTCGGCGATCCGATCCTCGTCGACGGGGACAGCGGCCTCGTCGATGGCATCACCGGCGAGGGGGACGGCCGCGTCGATGCCGTTGATGACCGTCCGCGGGTGGAAGCCCCGGTCGATCAGGTCGGCCGCCGCCTCCAGCATCCGCCCGGCGTACACCGTCGCGGTGGTCGTACCGTCGCCGTGGCGGTCGTCCTGCGCCGCGGCGACGCGGGCGACCATCGATGCCGCCGGTGATTCGAACGGGACCTTCTTGAGGATGTACGCCCCGCTGTTCGTCACCTGGAAGTAGTCGTCTAACCCTTCCTCCTCTTTCTCTGGCTTGCGGTAGACGATCTTGTCCCGGCCGTGGGGACCGAGCGTCGTCTCGACGAGGTCGGCCACCGTCGCGGCCGCCGTGGCGTTCGCCTCGACGACGCTCTCCCGATCCGCGCCGGTGGCCTGCCCCTCGGCCATGATCCCGTCGACTCCCGTCTGGGTTCGTCCCCCGTCGTGACTCATTGTGAGTGCCCGATACTGTGTTCCGCCCCCTGAACTTTGTGGTTGCTGGGGCGACACGTTCGCCTCGACGGTAGATTTATACCCGTCACCTCGGACACTTGGCAGTATGGATTTGCAGGACACGCGAGCCGTCGTGACGGGCGGCAGTCGCGGCATCGGAGAAGCGATCTGTCTCGAACTCGCCAGCCGAGGGGTCGAAATCGCCATCGCCGACATCGACGAGGACGGCATGGCCGACACCGTCGACCGGATCGAGACCGAGACCGACAGCACGGCCGAGTGGTACTACGTCGACCTCGCCGACCCGGACCTCGTCGACGAACGGACCGACGAAATCCTCGACGACCTCGGCGGCGTCGAGATTCTGGTCAACAACTCCGGGATCATGGGGCCGACGGCGCCCCTGGAGGACGTGACCGTCGAGGAGTGGGACCAGATGATGCACGTCAACCTCCGCGGGCAGTTCCTGATGTGCCGGGCCATGTTGCCGACGATGAAAGACGCCGGCTTCGGCCGCATCGTCAACATCGCCTCCATCACGGGCAAGGCCCCGCTGTACAACCGCGCGCCTTACGCCACCTCGAAGATGGGCGTCATCGGCCTGACGCGGACGCTGGCCGACGAGGTGGGCGAGGACGGCATCAACGTGAACGCCATCTGCCCCGGGTCGGTCGAAGGGCCGCGCATCCAGCGCGTGTTCGAGAAGCAGGCCGAAGCGCGCGACGTACCCTACGAACAGGTCGAGGAGGAGGCGAAGGCGGAGAGTCCGATCGGCCAACTCGTCCAGCCCGAAGACGTCGCGGGCGTCGTCGCTTTCCTCTGTACGTCCGACGCCGACCGCATCACCGGACAGGACCTCAACGTCTCCGCCGGCCGCGTGATGTACTAGTCCCGCCAGGCCACGTAGATCACGGCGACGCCGCCCACACCCGTCGCGACGGCGACCACCAACACGGTCCACCGGAGCGACGCGACGAACCCGCGTCCGGGCGAGAGGAGGGCGATGGCCGCGCCGGTGACGAGCGGCCCGACGCTGTTCGAGAGTCGGATGATCGACTCCCCGATGCCGACGACGCCGCCCCGGAGTTCCGCGTCCACCCGGTCCGTGACGACGTTTCGCAGGAGTGAGAAGGAGAGGCCGAAGCCGACGCCGACACAGCCGACGGCGAGGACGGCGACCGGAATCGAGGGGGCCAGCGCGAACAGTCCGAGGCCAACCGCCAGCGCGACGTTCGCCGCGACCAGCGGGCGGAAGGCGCCGTCGGTGGCCGCGGTGACGCGTCCCGCCTGACTCGCCGTCGTCGCATTGACGAGGCTCAACACGGTCAGGAGCGCGCTCGCGTACAGCGGCGAGTGGCCCAGGACTTCGACGACGAAAAACGAGTTGTAGGTGAGGAACGTGATCCAGACGAACGCCGGGACGCCGAGGGCGAGGAGGACGGCGCCGAGGCGGGGACGAGCGACCGCCGACAGCACCGCGCGGACGTACGCGCCGGTGTCGCGGGTCGCCGGTCGGCCGCCGTCGGACCGGGGAGTCGACGACGGTTCCTCCAGCCCGACGTACACCAGCCCCGCGATGGGGAACGCGACGGCGAAGAGGAGGAAGGGGAAGCGCCAGGAGAGCGCGGCGAGGGCACCGGCGAACGCGGGGAAGACGGCCTGCGAGAGCGCCGAGGAACTGAACCGGAGGCCGTGGGCCGCCGTCTCCTCCGCGTCCGCGTACACGTCGCCGATGCTCGTGATGACGACGGGGATGATGCCCGAGTAGCCGACGCCCTGCACGCCCCGGAGCGCGAGAACGACGGTGTAGTTCGTCGTGAACGCGAGCGCGGACCCGCCGGCACCGAACAGGAGCAGCGACGCGATCAGGACGGGCTTGCGGCCGTAGCGGTCGGCGATGGCGCCCGCCAGCGGGATGCCGACGATGCTCGGCGCGGTGAACGCCGACATCATCAAGCCGAGACTGGCGCCGTCGATGCCGTACGGTCCCGCCAGCCCCTCCAGCACTGGCGAGACGACCACCGCGCCGATGGCACCGTTGATGTTGGCGAGGACGAGGAGGCGGAAGGTGGTATCGTCGAGGACCGACGCGCCGTCACCGAAGGCCCGTTCGAGGCTCACACTCCTCGTCAAACCGGCGCCAAAATAAAACCGGGTGCCCGCGTTACTCGTCTTCGTCGTCGCGGCGGCGCGCCTCGGCCGAAAGCTGGTGGGCGTGTGTCCCCTCGATTTCGCAGACGGCCGCGGCGTGTTCGGCCAATCGCGCCGCGCCTTCCGGCGTCGCCTCCTGGTGGGTGAGCACCTTGAGGTAGGTGCCGACCCAGATCCCGCCGCTGTACTTGCTGATCTCTAGGGTCGGGAGGCTGTGGTTGGTGCCGGCGCTCTTGTCGCCGAAGACGACGGGCGAGCCCTCCCCGAGGAACAGCGACCCGTAGTTGTGGAGGTCGTCCATCAGCGCCCGCGGTTCCTCGGTCATCACCTGCAGGTGTTCCATCGCGTAGTCGTTGGTCAGGTCGACCGCCTCGGCCATCGTGTCCGCGACGATGACCTCGCCGTTCTGGTTCCAGCACTCGCGGGCGACCTCCTCGGTCCGGAGGTCGGGCAACTGGGCGTCGAGTTCGGCCATCGCCTCCCGGGCCAGCGTCTCGTCGGTCGTGATGAGGACGGGTCGGGAGTTGGTGTCGTGTTCGGCCTGCGCGAGGAGGTCGGTCGCGACGAGTTCGGGGTCCGCCGTCTCGTCGGCGAGGATCAACACCTCGGTCGGGCCGGCGAGGAAGTCGATGCCCACGTTGCCGTACACCTGCCGCTTGGCCTCGGTGGTAAAGACGTTGCCGGGGCCGCCGACGTGATCGACGGCGTCGATACTCTCGGTGCCGTACGCCATCGCGCCGATGGCCTGTGCGCCGCCGACGCAGTAGATTTCGTCCGCGCCCGCGGCGTCCATGGCGTACAGTTGCGCGGGCTGGATGCCGCCTTCGTCGGTCGGGGGTGCGCAGGCGACGATCCGATCCACGCCGGCGATGACTGCGGGGACGATGGTCATGGCCGGCGAGGCGACGAGCGGGTAGCGCCCGCCGGGGATGTAGACGCCCGCGGACTCGACGGGAACGACTCGCTGGCCCATGCGGACGCCGGGGTGGAACTCCTTCTCGAAGCCTTCGATGTGGTCTCGCTGTTCCTCGTGGAACGCGCGGACGTTCTCGACGATCTGGTCGATGGTGTCGCGTTCGTCGTCGGTGATGTCCTCGCGGGCGGCCTCGATCTCCGCGTCGGTGACGCGGATCGACTCGCGGTCCACGCCGTCGAACCGCTCGGTGAACTCGCGGACGGCGTCGTCACCGCGCTCCCTGACGGCGGACAGGATGTCGTCGACGGCCTCGGTCACCTCGTCGCTGATCTCGATGGACGGTCGCTCCGTCTCCTTGAGGTACTCGTGTCCCATACGTCGGCGCACGACCCTGTGGGGTATAAATCTCCGTGAACTCACAGCACCTCCTCGCTCAGATCGAGCGTCTCGTAGTTCACCTCGCAGATGTTCGCGGTCTGGATGACGAGTTCCGGAATCTCGGATTCGAAGCGCTCGCCTTTCAGCCGCCCGGTCGGCCCGGAGACGGCGACGGCGCCGAGGGCGTTCCCGTCCGATCCCCGGATCGGCGCGCCGACGGCGCGGAGACCTTGCAACTGCTCTTCCTCAGCGACCGAGTAGCCCCGCTGACGAATCCGTTCGAGTTCGTCGAGGAGGGTGTCGCAGTCGGTGATCGTCTGGGGCGTGTTTGGCGGCAGGCCCACTTCGTCGATGATCTCCGCGACGCGGTCGTCGGGCGTGTACGCGAGGATGGCCTTCCCGGCGGCGGTACAGTGGAGGTGTTTCACCGGTTCCTCCCGTTTTCGGTTGTGGTACTCGACGGCGACGGCGTTCTCACCGAACCGCTCGTAGATGGGGACGAGGCGGCCGTCGTGTTCGGTCAGCAGATGGACACACTCCCCGCACTCGTCGGCGAGGTCCTCGATCTCCTCCTTGGCCGCCTGGTAGAGGTCGGAGTGGTTTCGGACGAACTCCCCGAGCGTGAGAAACCGCGGTCCGAGTCGGTAGCCATCCTCGCTCTGCACGACGAGGCCGTGATCCTTGAGCGTGGCCAGATGTGTGTGGACGGTCCCGGGCGCGAGATCCAGGTCCGCGGCCAGATTCGACACGGTCGCCTCTCCCCGTTCCCGGAGTAATTTGACGAGCCGACACGTCGTATCCACCGACTTGATCTTCCGGTGACCGTGTTTTTCGGGCATACCGTCCACGTACGATCGGGGGGGAGTTACCTTTTGGGTATGTCAAAAACGACCGTGTAGAATTCGGTCGGTAGGTCGGCTGACAGCCCACCAACTCTCCTATCGGCCATGTTGATCACTCACGTGGCCAAAAGTTTTGACACTCTCAAACAATATGGGAATACGTCGGTAGCGGGGCTGTACTGGCTGTTCGAGCTACCGACGGTCGGGTCGATTGCGCGCACACTCGAAAACACAAACACACGTACGCGTGTTATGAATCGCCGACCGACTCGCCCTGACTCGGACGGTAGCACGCCACACTCGTTTGATGATCTCAAAAACAGATGGCAGTCAGTCGATTAGCGCGCGGCCTCGATCTCGTCGAGAACGTCGGGGTTCTCGATGCTGCTCATGTCGCCCAGATCCTCACCGCGGTAGATCGACTCGATGGCCCGGCGGATGATCTTCCCGCTCTGGGTCTTGGGGAAGGCGTCGACGAACAGGACCTCGCGGGGGCGGAACGGCTTGCCGAGTTCCTCGCCGACGGTGTCGCGGATCGCCTCGCGTAGTTCCTCGCTCTCCTCCTCGCCCGCTTCGAGGACGGTGTAGAGGACGACGGCGGTGCCGGTCGTGTCGTCGGGCACGCCGACGGCGGCCGCCTGATTCACCGCGTCGTGTTCCATCGCCGCACCCTCGACTTCGGCGGGGCCGACCTTCCGGCCCGCGACGTTGAGGGCGTCGTCCGCGCGGCCGTGGAGGAACCAGAAGCCGTCCTCGTCCTTCTGGGCCCAGTCACCGTGGTCCCAGAGGTCCTCCCACGAACTCCAGTACTCGTCCAGATAGCGCTCGTCGCCGCTCCAGAGCGACTTGGTCATGCTCGGACAGGAGTCACGCGCGACGAGGAAGCCGCGTTCGTGCGTGTCCGCGATGGAGTCGCCGTGGCGGTCGACGATGTCGATGTCCATCCCCAATCCCGGCCCGCCGAGGGTGCAGGGCTTGAGCGGCGTGATCGGCATGGGCATGAGGAAACACCCCATGATCTCCGTGCCTCCGGAGATGTTGATGATCGGCGTGTCGCCGCCGCCGACCTCCTCGTGGAACCAGAGCCACGACTCGGGGTCCCACGGTTCGCCCGTGGATCCCAGCAGGCGGAGGCTGGAGAGGTCGTAGTCCTCGACCCACTCGTCGCCCCGCTTGCGGAGCGCCCGGATCGCCGTCGGGGAGATGCCGAACTGCGTGATGCCGTGGTTGTCGATCAACTGCCAGAAGCGGTCGGGTTCGGGGTGGTCCGGCGCCCCCTCGTACATGACCATCGTCCCGCCGTGGGCGTGGGTGCCCATCAGCGTCCACGGGCCCATCATCCACCCGATGTCGCTGACCCAGAAGAAGCGGTCGGAGGGCTTGAGATCCATCCCGAAGTACACCTCCTTGGCGGCCTGCATCAGCGCGCCGGCGTGGGTGTGGACGATGCCTTTCGGCTTCCCCGTCGTCCCCGACGAGTAGAGGAGCATGGACTCCTGACTCGCGTCGAGGGACTTGGTGTCGTAGTCGTCGTCCGCCTCGCCGACCGTCTCCGCCCAGTGTTCGTCCCGGTCGTCGTCCCACGGAATCTCCTCGGCGCTCGCGAGGCCGAGGCGGTCGTACACCACCGTGTGTTCGACGTGGCCCGCCTGTGCGATGGCGTCGTCGGCCGCCTCCTTCAGCGTGACGTGACTCCCGCGGCGGTAGAACCCATCGCCCGTAAAGAGGACCGAACACTCCGCGTCGCCGATGCGGGTCGCGGTGGCGTCGACGCCGAACCCCGAGAAGATGGGGACGGCGATGGCGCCCACTTTGAAACAGCCGTAGAGGATGGAGATGACCTCGGGTACCATCGGCATGTAGAGGCCGACCGTATCGCCCGTTTCTATCCCCCTGGATTCGAGGTAGTTCGCCACCCGGTTCGACTGCCGGGCGAGTTCGTGGTAGGTCATCTCGCGCACTTCACCCGGTTCGCCCTCCCAGATGCAGGCGACCTTGTTGCGGGTCTCCGAGTCAGGCGCCGCGTGTCGGTCGACCGTGTTGTGCGCGGCGTTGAGTTTCCCGCCGGGGTACCACTCCGTGAACTGCGGCCCTTCGGCGTCGTTCCGGACCGCGTCGTACCCCTCGTCGAACTCGATGTCGAGATAGTCGACGAGTTCGTCCCAGAACCACGCGACGCCGGAGCGCGGTTCGCCCGCCACCTCCGAGGTGGTCCGCTCGATCAACGCCTCGTAGTCCTCGATGTCGTACGTCTGCATGAAGTCGTAGACGTTGGTCGATTCGACGAATTCCCGCGAGGGGGTGTAGACCACTTCGTCGGTCCGCTTCTCGCGTTCTGTCATGCTCCGAAGTGTACCACGAGAGGGTAATAGGTTTTTGCGTCCGTCGAGCTACTCGTAGTGGTCGCGGTGGGCCGACGCCAACTCGGCTTTCGCGATCTTTCCCGTCGCGGTGTAGGGGAACGTCTCGACCGCGACGATGGACTTCGGTCGCTCGAACGGCGCGAGACGCGCCTCGCAGTGTGTGTGCAGGTCGTCCGCCGACACGTCCTCGCCCACCACCACCCGGACGAACGCCGTGACCGCCTCGTCCCAGCGGTCGTGCGGGAGGCCGACGACCGCACACTCTGCGACCGCGGGGTGATCGAGCAGGCACTCCTCGACCCGAATGGAGGCGACGTTCTCGCCGCCTGTCTTGATCATGTCGCCCTTGCGGTCGACGAACCGGAGGAGGCCGTCCTCGTCGACCCGGCCGATGTCATCGGTGTGGTGCCAGCCGTCGGTCCACGCCGCCGCGGAGGCGTCCGGCCGATTCAGATATCCCTGCATGACGCTCGGCCCGCGGACGACGATTTCGCCCGTCTCACCCCGGCCGAGCAGTTCGCCGTCCTCGTCCATCACCGCCACGTCCGCAAAGGGCGTCGCCTCGCCCACGTAGTTGCCCGACTTCTCGAACTGCCAGCGCGGGTCGAGGAAGGTGGTCACCAGCGTCTCCGTCTGCCCGTACACCTTCTGCAGGTCGGCATCGAAGGCGTCGACGACGCGCTCCCGCACGTCCATCTCCATCGGCATCCCGTGGACACACCGGCGCACCGACGACGCGTCGACCGCCGCCTCGGCGTCGAGGAGTTGCCGGTACATCGACGCCATCAGGTTGACGTAGGTCACGTCGTGGTCGTCGATACTCCGCAGGAAGGTGCCGGGGTCGAAGTCGTCGTAGAGGACCGTCGTCGCCCCGACGCAGAACGCCGCCTTCGTCCAGAGGTCCTGGTGGATGTGAAAGAGCGGGAGGACGCCAGTCTGCACGTCGTCGCGGCGCACGTCGCCGCCGACGAGCGTGTTCACGACCCCGTACGTGTAGGAGCGATGGGTGTGGACGACGCCTTTCGGCTTCGCCGTCGTGCCACTGGTGTAGAGGACGAGCGCCGGATCGTCCGGTGCCGGCGCCACATCGGGCGGCGACGCATCCGTGCCGGCCAGCGACGCGACGGAAACGGCGTCGGTGTCGTCCGCCTCGGTCGTGATCGTCGGATCGAGGTCACCGTCGAACGCCGCCAACTTCGGGGCCAGTGCCGGGTCGCGGACGACGGCGTCGGCGTCGCCGTCCCGGAGTTGGTACGCGAGCGCGTCGGGCGTGAGGTCGGCGTTGCAAAAGAGCGTGACGACGCCGGCTTTCAGCGCCCCGACGTGTGCTACGTACATCTCGACCCCGTTGGTCGCCAGCACCGCGAGGGTGTCGCCGTCGGTCAGTCCGCGGTCACGGAGCGCGGCGGCGAACGCGTTCGACCACCGCTCGAACGCGCCGTAGGTTACCGTCCGCCCGGTGTCGACTTCCACGAACGCGACGCCCTCCGGGTCCCGACGCGCGGCGCGCGTCGCGATGGTCCCGAGATCGCCGCGCGTTACTGGCTCGGGGGACGCGTCAGAGTGTGACATTACCTCACACCGTATCCTGCTGATCACATGAACCTTTCCGGCGTGCCGGTCGCCAACGTATATCACGCCGGGAGTGCATGGCCCTTTCATGCGAGCACACACGCACGACCGGTCGGTCGCCCACCAGCAGCACGGAGGGGACTCGTGACCGCACCGATCAGCGGCCCGACCGATCTCTCGGGGACGACGGCTGTCGTGACGGGCGCGGCCGGCGCCATCGGGCGGGCGACCTGCGACGCCCTCGCCCGCGAGGGCGCGGACGTGGTGGCGACGGACGTGACCGACGACGGGCTAGCCGAGGCCGCCGCGCGGGTCGAGGCTCACGGCCGCGACGCCACGACCGTGCAGGCGGACGTGACCGACCCCGACGCGGTGGCGCGGCTCCGCGATCGGGCGACCGACGCGGGCGACGT
This window encodes:
- a CDS encoding ferredoxin--NADP reductase — protein: MPQVTVDAIEEVGTRTVALELETPEGFDAEPGQFLLVRATVDGVEETGYYTLSSPDVEGTMEVTVEYVPEGTLAPWLAEREPGDEIEIEGPFGDVRYTGDGDALVVAEGPGIGPAVGIAERAQREGYDATVVFWGEEPPHRTRLDALEDGGATVLLVGSLDEAADTLAAAGDATVYVFGFESFVRDAKTVADAVGVENVRAESFGAR
- a CDS encoding iron-containing alcohol dehydrogenase family protein, with translation MTRDRQRFEFAYRPGDIVCRPGCVADLSSICARHGWERALVVCGTTVGSTPAVMDPIREGLGDRLAGVFDETTPEKYLGTAVEGVKRARAVDADVLVAVGGGSSLDVAKVMATLTTHDDDPETVGERAVAEASLSLESGTPLPVVAVPTTLAGADLSTVAGVTFALDADAERPASGGVGGDRLMPAALCYDADLYRTTPESILTASAMNGFDKGIEALYTSNSTPVTDGTAARGLRLLRSGLSTLREDPMDADDLDDVLAGIVCVQYGISEPGAYKLSIVHAFGHGFSRNYDAHQGVVHGIVAPHVLRYLFEHVDGRRDLLAEALGVDTAGLDAGATAEAVVDAVADVRDDLGLPARLRTIDGLARSDLDDVAERIIDDALMGTVPDGLDPTVDDVRAVLDAAW
- a CDS encoding ABC transporter ATP-binding protein → MAKVTLEDIVKRYDGDVLAVDDVSLEIEDGDFVTLVGPSGSGKSTILRMLAGVVTASEGRILFGEKDVTDVPPQERDVAMVFQNYALYPNMTVRENMEFGLKMQGVDADERRASVEDAADLLQIEELLDRDVQQLSGGQQQRVALGRSIVRDPEVFLLDEPLANLDAKLRTEMRATLVELQRELGVTTVYVTHNQIEAMTMSDRVAVLDKGTIQQLAAPQELYRNPANQFVADFIGTPSMNFLDVETFHENGAVRLANAVFDIEVPVDTVAGSAIRDATTDGGAYTLGIRPQNLLVSEHGTTDGELAGQIEVVVVETAGDELILHLEENDIRVKAVVDEDMDIEHGDVVDVTIDPANIHLFDPTTGDALLR
- a CDS encoding TCP-1/cpn60 chaperonin family protein; this encodes MSHDGGRTQTGVDGIMAEGQATGADRESVVEANATAAATVADLVETTLGPHGRDKIVYRKPEKEEEGLDDYFQVTNSGAYILKKVPFESPAASMVARVAAAQDDRHGDGTTTATVYAGRMLEAAADLIDRGFHPRTVINGIDAAVPLAGDAIDEAAVPVDEDRIADLVHTTLGGTVTEPLADTLVAWLRDAAADGHLDPDAVRTESLRAGSLADSEFVDGLVLKKSFAGNYVPESLTDATIAMTTQAVTASQQVNDRIESEAGADAGTSQSLTIAAETADDLQRFTDRERELVEESVRPLVDAGVDVLLAANRVDEATVARLDRAGIAVVRNADEARLKALARATGGTLLPHLGAFDPDDAGSVGSITRREYPEVEQEVVFFRDLPGDLASVLLHGSTWMAGWEAKRNVNAAVASVASALETGQVVPGGGAAEMAIAQHLRDAAPGVGGRESMVIEAVADAVEAVPRLLARNAGMDPTDAILDLRTAHSRGERDAGVLGLERELGSALDAGVVEPAAFKRGSIHTAAGAATTILRIDDVISGIDVTVSESP
- a CDS encoding SDR family NAD(P)-dependent oxidoreductase; translated protein: MDLQDTRAVVTGGSRGIGEAICLELASRGVEIAIADIDEDGMADTVDRIETETDSTAEWYYVDLADPDLVDERTDEILDDLGGVEILVNNSGIMGPTAPLEDVTVEEWDQMMHVNLRGQFLMCRAMLPTMKDAGFGRIVNIASITGKAPLYNRAPYATSKMGVIGLTRTLADEVGEDGINVNAICPGSVEGPRIQRVFEKQAEARDVPYEQVEEEAKAESPIGQLVQPEDVAGVVAFLCTSDADRITGQDLNVSAGRVMY